A region from the Misgurnus anguillicaudatus chromosome 7, ASM2758022v2, whole genome shotgun sequence genome encodes:
- the LOC129418072 gene encoding potassium channel subfamily K member 3, with translation MKRQNVRTLALIICTLSYLLMGAGVFDALESKQEKTQKGKLDYRKFQLMYKYNLTRLDFDQIEKVVLLLKPHKAGVQWKFAGSFYFAITVITTIGYGHAAPSTDAGKAFCMGYALLGIPLTLVMFQSLGERINTFVRFLLHKAKKCIGLRRTEVSMANMVTIGFFSCISTLCVGAFAFSHYEGWSFFHAFYYCFITLTTIGFGDYVALQKDDALQNDPHYVAFSFVYILMGLTVIGAFLNLVVLRFMTMNTEDERRDAEQRALLSKDNQKAPPLRCTDPSTPVARGQDKRRGLKSVYAEVLHFQTVCSCLWYRSREKMVILPQDLSFTDALMEQGDVSPHDFFESDPTGCVCNPQRCSTISTVSADLKNISPFRLFSKRRRSV, from the exons ATGAAGAGGCAAAACGTGCGGACACTCGCCTTAATTATCTGCACTTTGTCCTATTTATTAATGGGAGCTGGAGTCTTCGACGCTCTGGAGTCAAAGCAGGAGAAGACCCAAAAGGGCAAACTCGACTATCGAAAATTTCAACTCATGTATAAATATAACCTTACAAGATTGGACTTCGATCAAATCGAAAAGGTCGTTTTGCTTCTGAAACCTCACAAAGCCGGAGTCCAGTGGAAGTTCGCCGGGTCTTTTTACTTCGCCATCACTGTAATAACGACCATAG GATATGGCCATGCTGCTCCCAGTACGGATGCTGGGAAAGCATTCTGCATGGGGTATGCGCTTCTGGGCATCCCCCTCACCCTGGTGATGTTCCAGAGCCTGGGCGAACGCATCAACACCTTCGTCCGCTTCCTGTTGCACAAAGCCAAAAAATGCATAGGCCTGCGGCGCACCGAAGTTTCAATGGCCAACATGGTGACCATCGGATTCTTCTCCTGCATAAGCACCTTGTGCGTGGGAGCATTCGCTTTCTCCCACTACGAAGGTTGGAGCTTTTTCCATGCTTTCTACTACTGCTTCATCACCCTGACCACCATCGGTTTTGGGGACTACGTGGCCCTGCAAAAGGACGATGCGCTCCAAAACGACCCTCATTACGTGGCCTTTAGTTTTGTCTACATCCTGATGGGCCTCACAGTTATCGGTGCTTTTCTAAATCTAGTGGTGCTACGGTTCATGACAATGAACACGGAGGATGAGAGAAGAGATGCAGAGCAGAGGGCCCTCCTTTCCAAAGATAATCAGAAAGCCCCGCCTCTGCGCTGCACAGACCCTTCAACCCCCGTTGCCAGGGGCCAGGACAAAAGACGAGGGTTGAAGAGCGTCTACGCCGAGGTGCTTCACTTCCAGACAGTGTGCTCCTGTCTGTGGTACCGCAGCCGAGAAAAAATGGTGATCCTCCCGCAAGATCTGTCCTTCACTGATGCTCTAATGGAGCAAGGAGATGTGTCACCCCACGACTTCTTTGAATCTGACCCCACAGGCTGCGTGTGTAACCCTCAGCGCTGCTCAACCATTAGCACTGtgtctgctgatctgaaaaaCATCTCTCCATTCAGGCTCTTCTCCAAGAGACGTAGGTCTGTCTGA
- the LOC141365311 gene encoding ezrin-like: MPKPINVRVTTMDAELEFAIQSVTTGKQLFEQVVRTVGLREVWYFGLQYTDNKGFPTWLKLDKKVTSQEVKQENPLQFKFRAKHYPEDVAEELIQDITVKLFFMQVRDGILSDEIYCPPETAVLLASYSVQAKFGDFSKEKHKAGYLTSERLLPQRVLDQHKLSKEQWEERIQIWHEEHRAVLKEDAMLEYLKISQDLEMYGINYFDIKNKKGTELWLGVDALGLNIYEKTDRLTPKIGFPWSEIRNISFNDKKFIIKPIDKKAPDFVFYASRLRINKRILHLCMGNHELYMQRRKPDTIEVQQMKAQAREEKYQRQMERAQLENEKKKREEIEREKERVEREKEEMMLKLYKYEEQTKKVEKDLKEQLERAQRLEEERRRVEEEAARLEAERQAALIAKEEFARKAEDQLKTQEQLAADLAEYTARIALLEEAKRVKEEEASEWENRAKEVQDDLIRTREELHNVMASPVAAPMAAPVLAAMEEPSERLENNHEDHEENSSIYSAELLVDGIEDHRNEEERITEAEKNQRVHKQLQTLSSELAEARDDTKKTQNDILHTENVRAGRDKYKTLRQIRMGNTKQRIDEFEAL; the protein is encoded by the exons ATGCCGAAACCT ATCAATGTCCGTGTCACTACAATGGACGCCGAGCTGGAGTTTGCTATCCAGTCGGTTACTACGGGCAAACAGCTCTTTGAGCAG GTGGTCAGGACAGTGGGCTTGCGTGAGGTGTGGTACTTTGGTCTGCAGTACACAGACAACAAAGGCTTTCCTACATGGCTAAAATTGGACAAAAAG GTGACCTCTCAGGAGGTAAAACAAGAGAACCCTCTTCAGTTCAAGTTTCGGGCTAAGCACTACCCAGAAGATGTGGCTGAGGAACTGATTCAGGACATCACTGTAAAGCTGTTCTTCATGCAAGTAAGGGATGGCATTTTGAGCGACGAAATCTACTGTCCCCCAGAGACAGCGGTGCTACTGGCTTCCTATTCTGTCCAAGCCAAGTTTGGAGatttttccaaagaaaaacacaaagctGGATACCTAACATCTGAGCGATTACTTCCTCAGAG AGTTCTTGACCAGCACAAACTCTCCAAAGAACAATGGGAGGAGAGGATCCAGATTTGGCATGAAGAACATAGAGCCGTCCTCAAGGAAG ATGCCATGCTTGAATATTTGAAGATCTCACAGGATTTGGAGATGTATGGTATTAACTACTTTGACATAAAAAACAAGAAAGGAACCGAGCTCTGGTTAGGTGTGGATGCTTTGGGACTTAATATCTATGAGAAAACTGACAG GTTGACTCCAAAGATTGGATTTCCATGGAGTGAAATAAGGAACATTTCATTCAATGACAAGAAATTCATAATTAAACCTATTGACAAAAAAGCTCCT GACTTTGTGTTCTATGCATCTCGGTTGCGCATTAACAAGCGCATCCTGCACCTGTGCATGGGCAACCATGAACTTTACATGCAGCGCAGGAAACCTGATACCATTGAGGTGCAGCAAATGAAGGCACAAGCTAGAGAGGAGAAATATCAGAGGCAGATGGAAAG aGCCCAGCTAGAGAATGAGAAGAAGAAAAGAGAGGAAATAGAGAGGGAAAAAGAGAGGGTAGAACGAGAGAAGGAAGAGATGATGCTAAAACTGTACAAATATGAAGAACAGACCAAAAAGGTTGAGAAAG ATCTGAAAGAGCAGCTTGAAAGGGCCCAAAGACTCGAGGAGGAGAGGAGGAGGGTAGAGGAAGAGGCAGCACGTCTGGAGGCCGAGCGACAGGCAGCACTGATTGCTAAAGAAGAGTTTGCCAGGAAAGCTGAAGACCAGCTGAAAACGCAAGAACAGCTG gctGCAGACTTGGCTGAGTACACAGCAAGGATTGCTTTACTGGAGGAGGCCAAGAGAGTTAAAGAAGAGGAGGCCAGTGAATGGGAGAACAGG GCTAAAGAGGTGCAGGATGACCTGATAAGGACCCGTGAGGAGTTACATAATGTGATGGCGTCCCCCGTGGCTGCACCCATGGCTGCTCCTGTTCTGGCTGCGATGGAGGAACCTTCAGAGAGGCTTGAAAACAATCACGAGGATCATGAGGAGAACAGTAGCATCTACAGTGCCGAGCTCCTCGTGGATGGCATAGAGGACCATCGCAATGAGGAGGAGCGCATCACAGAGGCAGAAAAGAATCAGCGCGTACATAAACAGCTTCAG aCACTGAGTTCTGAGTTGGCCGAGGCCCGAGATGATACTAAGAAGACTCAGAATGACATTCTGCACACTGAAAATGTACGAGCCGGAAGGGACAAATACAAAACGCTTCGTCAGATCCGTATGGGCAACACTAAGCAGAGAATAGATGAGTTTGAAGCATTGTAA